One Silene latifolia isolate original U9 population chromosome 4, ASM4854445v1, whole genome shotgun sequence DNA segment encodes these proteins:
- the LOC141653908 gene encoding uncharacterized protein LOC141653908, whose protein sequence is MKVHPIPKKRNLTLRYDTASSPLSKKLRRLPHIFAKVLELPFHSDADVSIEETRGFFKFTVSDTDVSPDVVADTVEIHPGVTKIVIRSNSVAAVSATTEFELDLWRFRLPEMTRPELASAVYDSGDLVVIVPKGGDGHSDDSGDDGDDGFVIVN, encoded by the coding sequence ATGAAGGTCCATCCAATCCCAAAAAAACGCAACCTAACTCTCCGATACGACACcgcatcatcaccattatcgaaGAAGCTCCGTCGACTTCCTCACATCTTCGCGAAGGTTCTAGAACTCCCATTTCACTCCGACGCTGACGTGTCAATCGAGGAGACACGTGGCTTCTTCAAGTTCACCGTGTCAGACACCGATGTGAGTCCCGATGTGGTGGCGGACACGGTGGAGATTCATCCTGGTGTGACTAAGATCGTTATTCGCTCGAACTCGGTCGCGGCTGTATCCGCCACGACTGAATTCGAGCTTGATTTGTGGAGGTTTAGATTACCCGAAATGACTCGACCCGAACTTGCTTCCGCTGTTTATGATAGCGGAGACTTGGTTGTTATTGTTCCTAAGGGTGGGGATGGTCATAGTGATGATAGTGGTGATGATGGTGACGATGGTTTTGTTattgtaaattaa